In the genome of Bremerella sp. P1, the window TGCTCCTTCTTGTTTAATTGCTTGAATCGCCTTGTCGGCCATTTGAGCATTCTTTGCCGAACTGGCACTGGCCTGTGAATTATTGGTAATGCCACTATTGGATTTTTGGTCGTCACTCATTATTTCTTGCCTTCCTTCATCCGACGAATGGCTTCGTCGGCCTTTTGTTCGTTCTTGACGGTTCCCCGGACCCCCTGCGATTCCTGAATGGATCGCTTGTCGGAGGGTTTCTGCTGTTCGTTCATATGGCACCACGCAGGATTAGAACTTTGACGTAAACTTGAAATCACAGGAAAAGCCCACGGCGCGAATCGCGCCGTGGGCTATTAACAGACTACGACAGCGCGTCCTTTAGCCAATCCGAGGCGTTCTTATTGAAGCCGATCCAAGCCGCCTCTCCAGAGAGATGGGCGACAAGCAACTTGTCGTTGCCGTCCAGATAGGGCGCCAGATTGTCGCGAATTTGACTAGCGGACAACGAAGTCGTGACGATCCATGTGGAGTCCAGGTGATGCCACCAGTTCCCCACCTTCTTGATCGCCTCGTACAAATCGGCATAGTTCTGACCTGGCCGATTCAGGTCGTACGAAATCATGTATGGTTTCATCGAAGAAACCTCCATGCCCCCTAGGAAACAGGTTGACATGAAGGCGATGGCGGAGTACCTGTATGCATAGGGGGAAAGCCTTACAGGTACCCACCCCGCCCAACGAAAGCCGCCTCCGATAAGCCTCAGAAACTTGTCTCGGAGGCGGCTTTGTGCGTTTAATCGGACACACTGTCCTTTGTTATTTCTTTGGCTAGTTCAAAAATCAGTAAACCGGTGTCGCTGTCTTTCTGTAGCTCGAACCGGTGGGACTCCTTGTAGTCGATCTCAAACCGGTCACAAAAATTCTTCGCGCGGATATACGTGTTCGTTGGGCTGCGTTTGATATCAATTGCGCCCTCGCTGTTCTCGTTTGTTAATTCGATACCTACCACGCGTTCTACCGGATCAAAATAGAGAATCGCCTTCTCATAGCTGTTGATATCGAAGCGGTTGATCGCACCGGCATTGAAACCAAGCTGGCCCGTTTGGCGGACCGTGATCCTCGCCACGAAGGACGTGTCGGTATCGGTGAATTTTTGAAAGTTAAAGGCCACGGGTTTCCTTTCTGATTGCTTCGATTGGAGCATATTTTCCGAATGCGCCAACAGCAAAAATCGTCTTCAAGAGAAAAAACTTTCAAATTCTCATCGCGATCCTCACTCGCTTCTTTGTTTGCTATATCGACGTTGTTTGGTTCTAAATCTCATCGCGAACAACATTCCCGAATTGAATTCCTGAGCTGAACTCCAATGAGGATATTGTTGTTCAAACATCTTTTTTCTGTGTCGAGATATTGCTTCTCCTGCATGGACCCAAATTCTTCATGGCTTGAATTTATATTTTGCCGCATGTTCAAAGTTGTTCTCTTTTGTTCAGCATTTCATCGCACAGTGTTTCTAATTACGTAATTAAAATGTCACAGTAATTATTAGGGTAATTTCCAAGGTAATTTCAAAAACGTGACTCGTGCTAGAAATCCAATCGACTGGATTCCTACGGCATTACAAAGTTTAGAATGACCAATGATTTCAATAAGCTGTGCGAAATGAAGTCAGCGTCGCCCCTCTGTAGACTGGATCGCTAGTGGGTGATGGCGACGCGGTACCGCCCATTTTCACTGGTGCGCAGTTCGTCGAAAGGGCTGGACTAGCGGCCCATGGGAGGGGGTGTGGTCAATCATCAAATTTGACCCACCCCCTACGATCGACACAACACAACCTCACGACGAGCGTCTGGAGATCGTGTCAGGCTCTCGCAAGGACGCGAGCCACGGCCGTGGGACTCCACGCCTTCCCCCGTGTCGTTAGGTGGCCTGCCTGCGTCAGGTGATCGGCGATGGCCTGAAGGGAATCACCGGCGGCTCGCATGGCCTGCATGGTTGCGAGGATGCCGCTATAAGCCTTGGCGGCCTTAGCTCGCATAGCGTCGGCCCCGGCGCGTCTCGCGGCTTCCGTGAGGTTGTCAGGGTTCCCCAGGCGAACGCCTCGCGCCTTGGCTGCCGCTAGGGCGTCCTTGGTGCGTTGCGAGATACGCGCGGCCTCATCTTCGGCCACGGCCGCCATGATATGGACCGTCAGCCTGTTGGCGTTGGGCATGTCGCACGCCACGAACTCTACACCGGCCTCCATGAGGTTCGCCACGAAAGCCACGTTGCGGGCTAGGCGGTCTAGCTTTGCGATGACGAGGACTGCCCCCGTCCTGCGACACTCTGCGATTGCTGCCGCGAGTTGTGGACGATCCGACTTCTTTCCCGATTCCACTTCGATGAACTCAGCAGCAGGCGAATAAGAGGCCACGGCCGCGCGTTGGGCCTCCAGACCTAAGCCGGATTGGCCTTGGCGTTGGGTGCTGACTCGAAGGTAGGCGACGTGTGGCTTGCTCATGATGTCGGTTCCGGGCGGTTAAACTTCTCTCACCTACCCAATTTTACATTGCTTGAACGTCCGTTGAAGGAATGTAAAACGCATTTTGCCCAACTTCACCGGCCGGTGGTGACGATTGGATGAGCTATGCCGGTAGACGCGGTTGTCCGGGTTTCGCCGGTCGCGATGCCAGACGCGGCCGGTATGATTTCACCGGTTGAAGAGATTGTGACGACTTTTGCAAAGTGAACAGACGTATACTATACATTAACCGCGCGAGACGCGGTGCAGTATCACGCGTGGTCGCGTCGTCAGCGGCTCACCTGCCAGAAACAGTAACCATTTCACCCCGATTGTTACCCTTTTGTGAGCGGTTTCGTG includes:
- a CDS encoding recombinase family protein; this encodes MSKPHVAYLRVSTQRQGQSGLGLEAQRAAVASYSPAAEFIEVESGKKSDRPQLAAAIAECRRTGAVLVIAKLDRLARNVAFVANLMEAGVEFVACDMPNANRLTVHIMAAVAEDEAARISQRTKDALAAAKARGVRLGNPDNLTEAARRAGADAMRAKAAKAYSGILATMQAMRAAGDSLQAIADHLTQAGHLTTRGKAWSPTAVARVLARA